The Thermotoga neapolitana DSM 4359 sequence CAGCGGAAAAGAGGCAAAGATCCTCATAGGAGACAGAATACCGTACGTTACAGACACAAACGGTGATGGAACACCGGAAGTGCAATTCCTTGAGACCGGAATAGAACTCTCAATAACTCCGTTTGTGAGAAGCGACGATACGATAGAACTGGATCTCTTCGTCAAGGCGAGCGAACCTGGAAACTACATAAACGAGGTTCCGGGAGAAAGAACAAGAGAGGCAACGACGCACCTCATCGTAAAGAACAACAGTACCATCGTGATAGGGGGCCTCATCAGAGAGGTGACGAACATGAGCGAGAGTAAGCTACCCTTCTTTGGAGATCTTCCAGTGATAGGTCAGTTCTTCAGGACAAAATCTGAAAGCAAAGAAAAACGTGATCTCATGATATTCGTCACCGTCAGGGTGGTGGAACCATGATCAGAGAGCCTGTTGTGGCGGGTCTCTTTTATCCATCCCGCAAAGATGAGTTGATCGAGCAGATAAGAATATGCTTTCTCGACAGGAGAATAGGACCAGGTGAGTTGCCCGGTCCTGTTGAAAAGAATCTCCAGAATCCTGTTGGTCTTGTCTCTCCCCACGCAGGTTACATCTACAGCGGGCCGGTTGCAGCCTGGGGATTTCTCGAAGTGGCGAGGATTGGGAAGCCCTCACTTGTCGTCATCATCGGTCCGAACCACACAGGTCTTGGAAAGCCTGTTGGGATCTGGCCGGAAGGGTTCTGGGAGACTCCGCTTGGAAGAGTTCCTGTGAACGAAGAAGCGGTAGAGATCCTGCTGAACAGTTCCAGATACGCTGAAGAGGATACCCTTTCGCACCTGAAGGAGCATTCCATTGAAGTCCAGCTTCCCTTTCTGCAGTTTGTCTTCGGTGATTTTTCCATAGTTCCAGTATGTTTGATGGATCAGAGTCCAACGGTTGCTGAAGATCTTGCCTTCGCCGTTCGTGAGTTGATGAAAAGTTTCAGAAACGTCCTGATAATAGCCTCCACCGATCTGAACCATTACGAGGATCAGAAGACCACCTTGAAGAAAGACTACCTCGTTGTAGAGGCGATAGAAAAACGTGATTCCAGGTTGCTGTACGAATACCTTGTGAAAGAGGACATAAGCATGTGCGGTTATGGAGGAGTTGCGGTTCTTCTGAACCTTGGCTTTTCCAGTGTCAGAATTTTGAAGCATGCTACAAGTGGAGATGTGTCAGGAGACACGCTCGAGGTAGTGGGTTATCTCAGTGCGATCCTGTCGTGAAAATTTCCTTTATTTCCTTTATTCTCAGTATTTTTCCGGTGACAAAATATACTGCTATTCCAAGCAGCACAAGTACGATGGTTCCCACTTTACCTGGAAGAAAGTCTTTTGCAAGGAAGACAGTTATTCCCATTACAGTCGACGCAGCGATTATTTTGAGGATCTGCACATCGAAAGACAACCTGGTTTTGAAAAACAAAAAGAAAAACCCTGTCATATAGGAAAGACTGGTGGCAAGTGCGATACCCTTTGCCCCCATGGTGAAACCGAGTACGATGTCCAGTACAATGTTCATGAAAGAGACAAGCAGGGTGGCTTTGAAAGGAAGTTTGACTTTTTTCTGGGCGTGGTGGGCACGTGAGAGAAGTTGAAACATTGAAACAAAGCACAGTCCCACAGCGTACATCGAGAGGATTTCGGCCGCCCTTTTTGCAGCTTCTGTGGTGAATGCTCCGTATCCGAACAGAAGAGAGATGAGTCTTTCAGAAAGTACGAAGAGACCTATAGACGATGGAAGGGTGAGAAACAGGTTCTTCAAGACGAAGTCTTTCAGGTCTTTCTCGTAATCCTCTGTCTGACTGAGTGTCGAGAGGGCAACGGTGGAGACGGCCACACCGAAGATACCCAACGGAAGCTGATAAAGACGGCTGGAAAGCTGTATCAGAGAAAGAGAACCCGGATCCAGAAAAGAGGCCACATTCACATCCACTATCGTTGTGATCTGAGAGACCGCCATGGTCAGAAAGGTGGCAAAGAAGAGCTTGTAAAAGTACGACAGACCTTTGAAACTCGGTCTGTACCTGAATCCTTCTTTCCACGGCAGAAGAACGATCAATCCTGTAAGACCGCCAAGCGTGAAACCAGCGGCTGCCCATTTTACACTGCCGGTGAGACCGCCCAGGATCACACCGAGGTTTGAGAACATCGGTGTCAAAGCGGGCAGAAAGTATCTGTGTGAAGAGTTGTGAATCGAATAAAAAACTGCCCAGACGAAAACGATGGTGATGAAGGGGGATGTTATTCGAAGAAGGCTTGCTGCGAGTGTCTTCGTGTTCTCTTCTGCTCCTGTTGCAAAAAGAGTCACCATGAGATGGGGAAACACTTCGGAAAAGACGACTATTGCGACGGTAAAAAGTCCCAGGGATGTGAGAACGGCAGATGCGAAGTTTTCTTTTTCTTCTCTGGTTTTCAGCTGATTGTATATCGGAAGAAAAGCGGAGCTCATGGCTCCCTCAGCGAAGGTCCTTCTCAGAAAAAAGGGAAAGATGATGGCGATGTAGTAGGCATCGAGGACGGATGAAGCACCAAAGGTTCCCGCGAGTATCATATCTCGAAACAAGCCCGTGATCCTGGATAAGAAGGTTCCCAATGAAAAAGAAAGAGTTTTTTTCAGATTGGACACTTCGATTCCTCCCGGTTCAAATCTGAAGAGAATCAACCGATAATATTATACGGAAGGGGGTGAAGATGGTGATAGATGGCGTGAACGGGCCAAGGGAAGTGAATCCTCTCGAAGGAATAAAGGGACCTTCCGTAGAAAAATCAAAGGAGAAGAAAAAGAGCGAGCAGGGAGACAGAATCGAACTTCGCCACACCTGGAGTGTGGAAGAACTTACCAAAGAAGCAAAGAACATTTCTTCCATTAGAGAAGAACTCGTAGAAGAGCTGAGAAAAGCCATAGAGAGTGGAAATTACTTCGTTGATACGGAAAGGCTTGCACGGAAGATACTGGAGGAACTGTCCGAATGAAAAGGGAGAAATTGAAGAACGTTCTGACAGAAAAAATCGACCTTATGGAAAAACTGAGAGAGCTTCTTCAGGAAAAACTCGAAGCTATTGTGATGAAGGATTTCAAAAAACTGGAAGATGTTATCGGACGCGTTGAGGAAATGTCCTTTCAGATGGAGGCGGTTAACAAAGAGCTGAGAGCCGCTCTGGACTTGCATGGTCAAGGATTGAAACTAGTTGATCTTCTAGAGATTTACAGAGATGACGAGGAAATGATGCTGATCTTGAAGGATTTCTTCGAATCTCTGAACAGGATTACGTTCGAGGTGGAAAAACTGAAGCAGACCATAGATTTTCATTTGAAATACATAGACCTCGTTTTCGGACTTCAAAGGTACAGCGTCACGTACAGAAAGGATGGCTCTTTCGATGAGGCTGGGCCGTCCACTTTCCTTGGGAGGTCTTGAACATGCCTGATATGTCCATGTTCGGCATTCTCAACACGGCACTCACTGGAATATACACTCACAAACTGGCGATGAACGTGGTCGGCCACAATATAGCAAACGCCAACACACCGGGATATTCCAGGCAAAGACCCGTTATAGAGGCCACTCCTCCCATTCCACTGACCACTCTGACCCAGCCCTCCATTCCTCTCCAGATGGGGACTGGCTCCAGGGTCAGAACGATAGTGAGATTGAGAGATGCATTTCTCGATATTCAGTACAGACAGGTGAACAACAGGTACAACTACTGGGACACCATCCTGTCCAATCTCCACTTTATAGAACAGCTCCTCTCGGAACCGGGCGAGAACGGCATCAGAAGTCTTGTGGACAACTTCTGGAACGCTTTTCAGGAGGTTATTTCGGACCCCACCAACACTGCCTCTAAGGCAGAAGTCGTTTCAAGGGCGCAGCAGATGGTATCCCAGATGAAAGATCTCTACGGGAGGCTGGAACAGCTCAGGGAAGACATAGACAACGAGATCGTGCAGAGGGTTTCTGAGATAAACCAGATGATAAAAAGACTCGCTGATCTGAACAACAAGATTCGAATAGGAATGACGTTGAAATCTCCTCCCAACGATCTTCTCGACGAAAGGGACAGGATCCTGGACGAACTGTCGGACCTTGTGAACATAAATTACACGGAAGCAGAGGACGGACAGATCACACTGAGAATAGGAAATCAAATCGTTCTGAACGGTTCCACCTACAACGAAGTTCGGGCCCTGGAAAGACCGTACGGGAGAGGCTACCATGAGCTCTTCGTGGGTAACGCAAAGTTGATTCTCAGCGATGGAAAATTGAAAGCGCTTTTAGATCTGAGGGACTCAACCATTGTGAAGTATATGAGAAAGCTCGATGAATTCGTTCTTTTCACAACGGATGCGATCAACCTCATTCACAGAGACGGGTTCGAGTCAGGTGGTGTGACAACAAATCTAGATTTTTTCAAAAAGATCGAGTCTTTCTCGGATGATCCTGCGATATTCAGGATCAAGGGAAACAGAAAACTTGAGATGGGACCTTACCATACGGTCACGGGAATTCATTCCGCAACCAGCGTTTCAGAAATAACTGGAAAAACATTCACTTCCGATGACCTGATCCTCTCTTTTGGAGGAGGAACATCATCAGCTCTGGCCGTTTCTTCCGGATCAACCATAAATGACCTCATTTCCTCCTGGAACTTGCTTGGGACAACCCTGAGCACAGGACAGCACGCAGGAGGGTACAGGCTGTATCTGGAGGACACTTCTGGAGATCTCAGAAACAAGATTTTCTTTTCTCTGGGAGATTCACTTTCGAAGATGGGTTTTGAGACAGAAACAAGAGGTTTTCTCACCATAAAAGAGTCCGATTTTTCTTCACTTTCTCCTGGTATCTACAAAGTGAGTGTTGAGTACACTCTCAAAGATGGATCGAAACAGAGTGAGACGATCCCTATCGATCTTTCATCCGGTGTGAGTCTGTCGAACATTGCATCTTCCATAAATTCCTCCTTACATCTGAGGGCACAGGTCTACACCGATCCAGCTACGGGAGAGAACATGTTGGTGATCGTTCCCGACGAGTTTCTGAACTTCGATCCATCGGCGGTGAACGTTCTGAGCGATGACAGTTTCTTCACAGAGGCGAACGCTTTTGTTAGGAACTACGAGGTTTTGAAGTACAGGGACACACTGGAGAACGTTTTCTATGGACAGACGGGATTCGATCCCACCAGGGCTTTCACGATCACGATAAACTCTACCGACATAGAGATCGATCCGGTTGTGGATACTCTGGAGACACTCGTTGAAAAGATCAACGAGAAGGGCACAGGGGTTCTTGCCGATCTCACACCTCACAACTCTTTTGTTCTCAGGGCCACTTCACTCTACGATTTCGATCTCAGAATGATGGAAATAAAAGGTCCACAGGGATTCTTCGAAGCTCTGGGACTCATCGATCCAGACAACGATCCAACCACGTTCGACTGGACAAATTCCTATACGCTGGTATCGAAAAATGACGATTTTGATACACTGAGAGACAGGTTCAGGGTGTCGGACATTCTGACCTTCGACAGAGCACCACACGACGAACCTCTGAACATAGTCAACCAGTTTGAAGTGAGTTCTTCTTTGGCGTCTAATCCGAACAACCTTGCTGTTGACATTGGGTACGCTCTTGAGAACTCCGACTGGAACGCTGTGGATATAAGGCCTACCGGAGCTGCCAACCCGAAGCTTCTCGAGATGGTCCAGAATCTCTACACCAGAAAGATGCTGTCGAATGGAAAGGAGAGTTTCTACGAATTCTTCGGAGGTGTTGTTGCAGAACTTGGTGTCGAAGCGGAAACTGCCAGCAGTTTGAAGACCAACACAGAAATCCTCAGGCAGGAGATAGACAACGAGCGTGAAAGAGTGAAGGGTGTCTCTCTAGACGAGGAGATGGCGAACATGATAGAGTATCAGCACGCGTTCAGCGCTGCCGCCAAGGTCATCAGCACAGTGGATGAGATGATACAGACCGTGATAAACATGGTGAGGTGATAGAATGCGTGTAACGAACAAAATGATAAGCGACAGAGTACTGTTCAATATACAGACAAGCCTGAAAAGAATTGCAAAACTCCACGATCAGCTTTCTTCGGGTTACAGAGTAAGGTACCCGAGTGATGACGCAGTCGTTGCCAAAAGGGCGAGCGATATCATGACGAGAAGAAGGGAACTCAAGCAATTCCAGAGGAACATAGATCATGTTCAGACTTATGTGAACGCGTACGACAGTGCTTTACAGACCGTTTCTGCGATTTCTCAGAGACTGAGAGAGTTGCTTGTGAGGGCCGCAAACGGAACGCTCTCGAAGGCAGAGCGAGAGGCGATAGCGGAGGAGATCGACAGGATAAGGGACAACCTGGTTGAGATAGCAAACACCAGGATTGGAAACGAATACATCTTCTCCGGCTACGATGTTTTCAGTGAGCCTGTAAAGTACGAAAACAACGCCTGGAAGATAGTAACCTCCCCTTCTGCGAACAGAAGCCGTTCTGTGTCGGTTCTGGGACGTTCCATAGAATACGGTGTCACGGCGGGTGAGATTTTCAAACTGGGCGATGGAAGAAATGTATTCCAGGTGCTGGACGAGGTGTCTGGCCTTCTGCGCTCAAACCTCGATGACAGTGCGATATCTTCTCACATATCGAACATCTCTCTGAAGGATCTTTCCTTCTTCGAAGAGAACATCACGAAAGTGACAGGAAAGGTAGGGGGAGTGAGCAGGTTCATAGAAATGGTCGAGAAGAGGATCGAAGATCTCGATTATTTCTTTACCGAGTACCTTTCCAAGGAAAGAGATGCCGATATAACAGAACTTGTGACAGATCTTGCGATGCAGCAATCTGTTCTGGAAGCCGCTTTGAAATCGGCAAGCAGGGTTCTTCAGGCTACTCTGGTGGATTTTGTGAGGTGATATCGTGGTTTACAGCACAAAACTCGGAGAGATAGAAATAACCGATGATCAGATCTTTGTATTCGAGGAAGGAATACCAGGATTTGAGCATCTGAAAAAGTTCGCACTGATCTTTCCAGAAGAGACCTTTCCCATAGGGTGGTTGCTTTCCCTGGAAGACAGCCATGTTGGCCTTCCTGTTGTGGATCCAAAGCTTGTAAGACCCGATTACGACCCCGTGGTACCGTCTGAAGACCTTGAAAAACTCGGGGTATCGAATCAAGATGAACTGCTCTTTTTCTGCGTCCTGACAATACCTCCTGGAAAACCAGAAGAGGCAACGATAAATCTCCGTGCCCCGATCATCATCAGGCAAAACACGAAGAAAGGAATGCAGGTGATACTGGAGAATGCAGATTATCACTTGAAGCACCTTCTCTCCGAAGAGATGGAACGGGCAAAATCTATGGTATGATTCTTTGAGAAAACCTCCCTCACCGTGAGGTACCCTTTTGGGTTCAAAGGGGAAGCCGGTGAGAATCCGGCGCGGGGCCGCCACCGTGACCGGGGACGAACCCCGCACGATGCCACTGGGGCTTTTGCCCTGGGAAGGCGCGGGGAGTAGGATGATCCGGAAGCCGGGAAACCCGCCCGCGGTGAAGGGAACCACCTTCCTCGAAGCCAGGAAGGTGGGAATATTTCGTTTTGGGAGGGATAGCCGTGTTCAGGAAACTGGGAGTTCTTCTGTTCGTTCTGATGTCCACCCTCACACTCGCCGTGGTCGTTGTTGACGATGCAGGAAGGGTGGTTGAGTTTTCGGCCGTTCCAGAGAGGGTGGTCAGCCTCTCTCCTGCCGCGACAAGGTTTCTGATCTTTCTGGGGCTGGAAGATAG is a genomic window containing:
- the flgK gene encoding flagellar hook-associated protein FlgK; translation: MPDMSMFGILNTALTGIYTHKLAMNVVGHNIANANTPGYSRQRPVIEATPPIPLTTLTQPSIPLQMGTGSRVRTIVRLRDAFLDIQYRQVNNRYNYWDTILSNLHFIEQLLSEPGENGIRSLVDNFWNAFQEVISDPTNTASKAEVVSRAQQMVSQMKDLYGRLEQLREDIDNEIVQRVSEINQMIKRLADLNNKIRIGMTLKSPPNDLLDERDRILDELSDLVNINYTEAEDGQITLRIGNQIVLNGSTYNEVRALERPYGRGYHELFVGNAKLILSDGKLKALLDLRDSTIVKYMRKLDEFVLFTTDAINLIHRDGFESGGVTTNLDFFKKIESFSDDPAIFRIKGNRKLEMGPYHTVTGIHSATSVSEITGKTFTSDDLILSFGGGTSSALAVSSGSTINDLISSWNLLGTTLSTGQHAGGYRLYLEDTSGDLRNKIFFSLGDSLSKMGFETETRGFLTIKESDFSSLSPGIYKVSVEYTLKDGSKQSETIPIDLSSGVSLSNIASSINSSLHLRAQVYTDPATGENMLVIVPDEFLNFDPSAVNVLSDDSFFTEANAFVRNYEVLKYRDTLENVFYGQTGFDPTRAFTITINSTDIEIDPVVDTLETLVEKINEKGTGVLADLTPHNSFVLRATSLYDFDLRMMEIKGPQGFFEALGLIDPDNDPTTFDWTNSYTLVSKNDDFDTLRDRFRVSDILTFDRAPHDEPLNIVNQFEVSSSLASNPNNLAVDIGYALENSDWNAVDIRPTGAANPKLLEMVQNLYTRKMLSNGKESFYEFFGGVVAELGVEAETASSLKTNTEILRQEIDNERERVKGVSLDEEMANMIEYQHAFSAAAKVISTVDEMIQTVINMVR
- the flgN gene encoding flagellar export chaperone FlgN; translation: MKREKLKNVLTEKIDLMEKLRELLQEKLEAIVMKDFKKLEDVIGRVEEMSFQMEAVNKELRAALDLHGQGLKLVDLLEIYRDDEEMMLILKDFFESLNRITFEVEKLKQTIDFHLKYIDLVFGLQRYSVTYRKDGSFDEAGPSTFLGRS
- the flgM gene encoding flagellar biosynthesis anti-sigma factor FlgM — protein: MVIDGVNGPREVNPLEGIKGPSVEKSKEKKKSEQGDRIELRHTWSVEELTKEAKNISSIREELVEELRKAIESGNYFVDTERLARKILEELSE
- the flgL gene encoding flagellar hook-associated protein FlgL, producing MRVTNKMISDRVLFNIQTSLKRIAKLHDQLSSGYRVRYPSDDAVVAKRASDIMTRRRELKQFQRNIDHVQTYVNAYDSALQTVSAISQRLRELLVRAANGTLSKAEREAIAEEIDRIRDNLVEIANTRIGNEYIFSGYDVFSEPVKYENNAWKIVTSPSANRSRSVSVLGRSIEYGVTAGEIFKLGDGRNVFQVLDEVSGLLRSNLDDSAISSHISNISLKDLSFFEENITKVTGKVGGVSRFIEMVEKRIEDLDYFFTEYLSKERDADITELVTDLAMQQSVLEAALKSASRVLQATLVDFVR
- the murJ gene encoding murein biosynthesis integral membrane protein MurJ, whose amino-acid sequence is MSNLKKTLSFSLGTFLSRITGLFRDMILAGTFGASSVLDAYYIAIIFPFFLRRTFAEGAMSSAFLPIYNQLKTREEKENFASAVLTSLGLFTVAIVVFSEVFPHLMVTLFATGAEENTKTLAASLLRITSPFITIVFVWAVFYSIHNSSHRYFLPALTPMFSNLGVILGGLTGSVKWAAAGFTLGGLTGLIVLLPWKEGFRYRPSFKGLSYFYKLFFATFLTMAVSQITTIVDVNVASFLDPGSLSLIQLSSRLYQLPLGIFGVAVSTVALSTLSQTEDYEKDLKDFVLKNLFLTLPSSIGLFVLSERLISLLFGYGAFTTEAAKRAAEILSMYAVGLCFVSMFQLLSRAHHAQKKVKLPFKATLLVSFMNIVLDIVLGFTMGAKGIALATSLSYMTGFFFLFFKTRLSFDVQILKIIAASTVMGITVFLAKDFLPGKVGTIVLVLLGIAVYFVTGKILRIKEIKEIFTTGSH
- the fliW gene encoding flagellar assembly protein FliW, whose translation is MVYSTKLGEIEITDDQIFVFEEGIPGFEHLKKFALIFPEETFPIGWLLSLEDSHVGLPVVDPKLVRPDYDPVVPSEDLEKLGVSNQDELLFFCVLTIPPGKPEEATINLRAPIIIRQNTKKGMQVILENADYHLKHLLSEEMERAKSMV
- the amrB gene encoding AmmeMemoRadiSam system protein B yields the protein MIREPVVAGLFYPSRKDELIEQIRICFLDRRIGPGELPGPVEKNLQNPVGLVSPHAGYIYSGPVAAWGFLEVARIGKPSLVVIIGPNHTGLGKPVGIWPEGFWETPLGRVPVNEEAVEILLNSSRYAEEDTLSHLKEHSIEVQLPFLQFVFGDFSIVPVCLMDQSPTVAEDLAFAVRELMKSFRNVLIIASTDLNHYEDQKTTLKKDYLVVEAIEKRDSRLLYEYLVKEDISMCGYGGVAVLLNLGFSSVRILKHATSGDVSGDTLEVVGYLSAILS